From the Campylobacter volucris genome, the window GCTAGTATTGAAGTACCTGAAAGTATGCAAAATCCTTTGAAATATTATATGAATAATACCGCAAACACAAGCAATTTGATCCAAACTTGTCTTGAAAATGGTGTAAATAAATTCATCTTTTCTTCAACAGCTGCTACTTATGGAGAACCGCAAACTCCTATAGTAGATGAGCAAAGCCCACTTAACCCTATCAATCCTTATGGCAATAGTAAATTAATGAGTGAGCAAGTTTTGCGTGATGCAAATATGGCTAATCCTGAATTTAAATATTGTATTTTAAGGTATTTTAATGTAGCTGGAGCTTGTATGGATTATCCTATAGGACAACGCTATCCAAAAGCTACATTACTTATCAAAGTAGCTGCTGAAGTAGCTTGTGGAAAAAGAGATAAATTATACATTTTTGGAACAGATTATAACACTAAAGATGGTACTTGTATTAGAGATTATATCCATGTTGATGATTTATCTAATGCTCATTTAGCAGCACTAGATTACCTACAAAATAATCCAAGCGATACTTTTAATGTTGGATATGGACATGGATTTAGCGTAAAAGAAGTAGTACAAACTATGAAAGAAGTAAGTGGGGTTGATTTTGAAGTTGAAGTTGCTCCAAAAAGAGCCGGAGATCCATCAGTGTTAATATCCAATGCTGATAAAATTAAAACTTTAACTTCATGGAAACCAAAATATGATGATTTAAAATTAATTTGTAAAAGTGCTTATGAGTGGGAAAAGCAGTGTTAAAAAAACTGTTTTTCATTCTCAATACTCAAGATAAAAGATTTTTATTTGGCTTACTTATATTTTCTATTTTTATAGGATTTATCGAAAGTTTTGCCATATCTTTAATCATGCCTTTTGTCTCAGTGGCAAGTAATTTTGAGCTTTTGGAAAAAAGCTCATATTTTAAGCCAATTTATGAGTATTTAAATTTACCCTCATATAAGCTTGTAGCTTATTTTGGCTGTATCTTAATAGCTTTTTACATATTTAGGGCTTTTTTAAATGCTTTTTATTTTCACCTTTTAGCTAGGTTTTCTAAAGGACGCTACCATACTTTTGCTTGTAGAATTTTTAACAAATATTTACACCTTGAGTATGAAAATTTTACTAATAAAAACCAATCTGAACTTTTAAAAACCATCACTCAAGAAGTTTTTCACTTAAGCACGCTAATTAGTGCATTTTTACTAATGCTAAGCGAAAGCTTTGTAGTATTTTTACTTTATACACTTTTATTAATCATAAATTATAAAATTACTTTGGCTTTGAGTGTTTTTTTGCTTTTAAATGCATTTATTTTGATTAAAATTCTTTCTCCTTTGGTAAAAAAAGCTTCCATTGCTAGAGAAGAAGCGATGAAAAATTATTTTGAAATTTTAAATGCGAATTTAAATAACTTTAAAATTATCAAACTAAAAACAAAAGAACAAAGCACACAAAAACTATATGAAACTCAAAGTGGGCTTTTTGCTAAAGCAAATATTAGCAACGAAAGTATGTCAAGCATACCTAGAATTTACCTTGAAGGTATGGGTTTTTGTATGCTTTGTTTGATCATAGTTTATTTGGTGTTAAAATATGAAAGTGATATTTCTTCTATTTTAGCAACGATTACTATATTTGTTGTAGCACTTTATCGTTTAATGCCTAGTGCAAACCGTATCATCACTAGTTATAATGAAATAATTTATTATAAAAATTCTTTAGATATCATCTATAACATCCTAAATGAAAAAGAAGAAAAATTAGGTGATGAAAAAATAACTTTTCAAGATAAAATAGAATTGAAAAAACTCTTTTTTGCTTATCAAGGCAAAAGAAATTTATTCAAAGGCTTAAATTTCACACTCAAAAAAAATGAAAAAATTGCTTTTATAGGTAAAAGTGGTAGTGGAAAAAGTACTTTGGTTGATCTTATAATAGGACTTTTAAAACCAAATGATGGAGCTATTTTTGTAGATGGAGTCAAATTAGATGAGAGTAATATAAAAAGTTTTAGAAGTAAAATTGGCTATATACCTCAACAAATTTATCTTTTTAATGATTCTATTGCAAAAAATATCAGCTTTGGCGAAGATATCGATGAAGAGCTTTTACATCAAGTAATCAAACAAGCCAATCTTGAAAGCTTTGTAAAATCTTTAGAACATGGAGTGCATACTAAAGTAGGAGATTCAGGCTCATTTTTAAGCGGAGGTCAAAGACAAAGAATTGCCATAGCAAGAGCACTTTATCAAAAACCTGAAATTTTAGTTTTAGATGAAGCTACTAGCGCTCTTGATCAAGAAAGTGAAGCAAAAATCATGGAAGAAATTTATAAAATTTCAAAAGATAAAACTTTAATCATCATCGCTCATAGACTTTCTACCATACAAGGATGCGATAGAGTGTTTGAAGTCGAACGGGGTATTTTAAAGGAAAAAAGATGAAAATAACTTTTATCATCGCTACTTTAAATTCAGGTGGGGCTGAAAGAGTTTTAGTAACTTTAGCTAACGAGCTTTGTAAAAATCATGAAATTAATATCATCAAATTTCACAAAGAAGAATCTTTTTATAAACTAGATCCTAAAATAAAACTTTTTACTTTAGAACAATTTGACTTTTCTACTCTTTATAATAAAATTGCCTCACGCATTAAAAAATTTAAAGCTTTAAAACAAGCTTTAAAAGAACACAACTGTGATGTTTTTATATCTTTTTTAGATACAACTAATATTGCTTGTATTTGGGCAAAAAAAGGACTAAATACTCCTTTGATTATTAGCGAGCATAGCTCACATGCTTATTTAAAATCAAAAATTTGGAAATTTTTGCGTGATTTTAGTTTTCCTTATGCTGATGCATTAACCGTGCTTAGTAATGATGATAAAAGCTATTATGAAAAATTTGTCAAAAAAGTCATCAATATGCCAAATCCTTGTCATTTTACTCCAAATACTAGCAACTTAGAAAAAGAAAATATTGTTTTATTTGTTGGAAGATTAGATCATAATAAAAATCCTTCAATGTTTTTAAAAGCCATAGCAAGACTAGATAAAAATTTACAAAATCAATACAAATTTTTAATCGCAGGAGATGGGGAGTTAAAACAAACTTTAATCAATCAAGCAAATGATTTAGCTATAAAGGTTAAATTTTTAGGAAAAGTTTCTAATATGCAAGATTTATACGAAAAAGCAAAAATCATTTGTCTTTGTTCTTATATTGAAGGTTTGCCTACTGTTTTATTAGAAAGTTTATACTTTCAAGTTGCTCGCATTAGCACGAAATATACAAGTGGTTATAAAGATTTAATAAACGATGAAAAAGATGGAATTTTAATTGATATTGATGATGATAAAGCTTTAAGTGAAAAACTAACTTTACTAATGCAAGATGAAAATTTAAGAAAACAAATCACCATAAATGCCTTGCAAAGATGTCAAGACTATGAAGTAAGCAATGTAGCAAATAAATGGATAAAATTAATCAACGAAGTAAAGGCTAAATCATGAAAAAACTTGCAATTTTTATATACTCTTTAGGTAGTGGTGGGGCTGAAAGAGTTGTTTCTACTTTACTTCCTATGTTAAATTTAAAATATGAAGTGCATTTGATTTTAATGAATGATAAAATTTCTTATGATATACCACAAGTTTCCATACACTATCTTGAAAAATCATCACCAAACGAAAGCAATTTGGCTAAATTTTTAAAACTTCCTTTGCTTGCTTTAAAATATAAAAAATTATGTGAAAATTTAGACATCAATTTGCAATTTGTTTTATTAAATAGACCAAACTACATAGCCTTGATGGCTAAAATGCTTGGTTTAAAATCTACTTTGATAATCAATGAATGCACCACTCCTAGCGTGATATATAAACATAATAATCTTAATTCTTTTATCAATAAATTTTTGATTAAAAATTTATACAATAAAGCAGATTTAATTTTGGCAAATTCTTTAGGAAACAAAGAAGATCTTTTGCAAAATTTTAACATCCAAGCTGATAAATGCGATATTTTATATAATGCTATAGACTTAGAAAGTATTAGCGAAAAATCAAAAGAGCAAATACCTTTTAAAGATCCTTTTATATTAAGTGTAGGTAGATTAGATAGTGGGAAAAATCATGCTATGCTCATTAGAGCTTATGCAAAAGTGCAAACTAATTTAAAACTTGTCATTTTAGGCGAAGGTATCTTAAAAAATGAGCTTTTAAATTTAATTGAAGAACTAAATTTAAAAGATAAGGTTTTCTTGCTTGGATTTGATAATAATCCTTATAAATACATGAGCAAATGTGATTTTTTTGCTTTTGCTTCTAGTTTTGAAGGTTTTTCCAATGTTTTGATTGAATGCTTAGCTTGTAATTGCGCTGTGCTTTGTACTGATCATAAAAGTGGAGCAAGAGAATTATTTTTAGATGATGAATTTGGACTTTTAGTAAAAGTAGATGATCAAGATGCTATGCAAAAGGGTTTAGAGAAAATGTGCTTTGATGAAAATTTAAAACAACAATACAGACAAAAAGCTTTTACAAGAGCACAAGAATTTGACAAAGTTCAAATCGCTAAAAAACTTTTTGAATTTTTTAATGAGGTTCATGGATGAAATTAAAACAAAATTATATTGAAAATAATTCTATTATTTATACTTGTATTTTAATTTTAATTGCCTTTGGTTTTAGTATAGTTTGTAGGCTTTATTGGGTTGTTTGGGCAAGTGAATTTCATGAATTTTTCTTTAATGATCAACTTATGATTACAACTAATGATGGCTATGCTTTTGCAGAAGGTGCTAGGGATATGATAGCTGGTTTTCACCAAGCAAATGATTTGTCTTATTTTGGTAGCTCACTTTCTACCTTAACTTATTGGCTATATCATTTTTTACCCTTTAGTCTTGAAAGTATTATGGTATATATGAGCACTTTTTTTTCATCATTGATTGTAATACCACTTATTTTAATAGCAAGAGAATACAAACTCACAACATATGGATTTATAGCCGCGTTAATTGCTTCAATTGCAAATAGTTATTATAATCGTACTATGAGCGGGTATTATGATACTGATATGCTAGTGCTTGTTTTACCTATGATGATTTTACTTTCTTTTATACGATTGACCATAACCAAAGATGTCTTTACCCTACTTTTAAGTCCTATTTTTATAATGATTTATTTATGGTGGTATCCATCAAGCTATTCTTTAAATTTTGCTATGATAGGACTTTTTGCACTTTATACTTTAGTTTTTCATAGAAAAGAAAAGATTTTTTATCTTGCTATAGTCGTTATGATTTTAGCTTTAAGTATGTTAGCATGGTATATAAAATTAGCATTAATCGTTTTGCTATTTGCTATTTTTGCATTAAAAGAAGAAAAAATTAACTTTTACACCATTTGGGCTTTAGTTTTTGGAAGCATTTTAGTTTTATTTTTAAGTGGTGGATTAGATCCTGTGTTATATCAGCTTAAATTTTATGTTTTTAAAGCTGATGATGTGCAAAATTTAAAAGAAGCTGCATTTTTGTATTTTAATGTTAATGAAACTATTATGGAAGTAAATACTATCAATCTTGAAGTATTTATGCAAAGAATTAGCTCAAGTGTGCTTGTTTTTATTTGTTCTTTTATAGGTTTAATTTTTTTATGCAAAGATCATAAAAGCATGCTTTTAGCTTTACCGATGTTAGCTTTGGGCTTTGTAGCTTTAATTGCTGGGCTTAGATTTACCATTTATGCTGTTCCTGTAATGGCTTTAGGGTTTGGATATTTTTTATATATTTTAATCAATTTCTTACAAAGAAAAAAAATACTTACTTCGCTTAAAAATATCAATATTTTCTTATTTTTTACTACTATTTTCGCTTTAGCACCTGCTATTTTGCATATATATTATTATAAATCATCTACGGTTTTTACTTCTTATGAAGCTAGTATTTTAGATGATTTGAAAAATAAAGCTCAAAGAGAAGATTATGTGGTTGCTTGGTGGGATTATGGTTATCCTATTCGCTATTTTAGTGATGTAAAAACTTTAATTGATGGTGGTAAGCATCTTGGAAAAGATAATTTTTTCTCATCTTTTATCTTGAGTAAAGATCCTATTTCTGCTGCAAATATGGCAAGACTTAGCGTAGAATATACTGAAAAATCTTTTAAAGAAAATTATCCAGATATTTTAAAAGCAATGGTAAAAGACTATAATACAAGCAATGCTAAAGATTTTTTAAATTTATTAAGCGATAAAAATTTCACACTAGATACTAATAAAACTAGAGATGTTTATATTTATATGCCTTATAGAATGCTACGCATTATGCCTGTTGTAGCTCAGTTTGCAAACACAAGCCCTGACACAGGAGCTCAAGAAAAAAGTTTATTTTTCTCTCAAGCAAATGCTATAGCTCAAGATCCTACAACAAGATCAGTAATACTTGATAATGGAGTTGAAATTGTAAATGATTTTAGAGCTTTAAAACTTGAAGGAGCGACCTTACCTTTAAAAGCTTTTATTGATGTTGAATCCATTGTCAATGGCAAATATTATTACAATGAAATTGATCCAAAATCTCAAATTTATTTATTATTTTTACGAGAATATAAAAGTTTTATTATCTTAGATGAAAATCTTTACAATAGCGCTTATATACAGATGTTTTTGCTCAATCAATACGACACAGATTTATATGAGCAAGTTACCAATGACATTAGAGCTAAAATTTATAGGTTAAAAAAATGAGAATAGGAATTTTAACCCATAGTGCTATGAGTGCTTATTATTTTAGATTAGCACTCATCAAGGCTTTAATAAAAAATAATCACGAAATTATCATCATCACTCCAAAGGATGAATTTTCCTTAGAACTAGCTAAACAAGGTTTTAATGTTTGTCATTATGAGCTTTCAAGAGCTAGTGTAAATCCTTTAGTAGTTTTAAAAAATCTTTTAAGCTTAAAAAATACATTAAAAAATTTAAATTTAGACCTTTTGCAAACTAGCGCACACAAAAGCAATACAACTGGCATCATAGCAGCAAAATTAGCTGGTATAAAATATACTTTTGGTTTAGTTGAGGGTTTGGGAAGTTTTTATATAGATGAAGATTTTAAAAGCAAGCTAGTAAAAACTAGTATTAATTTTTTATACAAAATCGTTTTTAAACTTGCTAATGGTTTTATTTTTGTCAATGAAAGCAATGCTTTATTTATGAAAAATTTAGGCTTAAAAGATGAAAAAATTAAAATCATCAAATCAGTAGGTGTAAATTTAAAACAATTTCTACCACTTCAAATTTCTAAAGAAGAAAGAGAATATTTTTTACAAGAATTTAATATGCCTAATAAACCTATAGTTTTAATGATAGCTAGAGCGCTTTGGCACAAAGGCATAAAAGAATTTTACGAAGCTGCAAATCTTTTAAAAGATCAAGCAAATTTTGTTTTAGTAGGTGGAAGAGATGATAATAAATCTTGTGCACCGCTTGAATTTTTAAACTCAGGTAATGTTTTTTATTTAGGGGCTAGAAAAGATATTGCAAGATTGTTAAATTTATGTGATATTTTTGTATTGCCAAGCTATAAAGAAGGCTATCCTAGAACGGTTTTAGAAGCTATGGCATGTAAAAAAGCTTGTGTGGTAAGTGATTGCGAAGGATGTATTGAAGCAGTAGAAAATGCTATTGATGGTTTAATTTGCAAAAGTAAAGACGCTAAAGACTTAGTAGAAAAAATTCAAATTTTATTAGAAGATGAAAAATTTAAAAATACTTTAGCTAAAAATGCATTTATCAAAGCTCAAAATTATAATGAAAATCATATCGCTTTAGAATATATTGAATTTTATAAAGGATTTGTTGATGTATAAAAATGGCTTAAAAAGAGTATTTGATTTTTTTCTTGCTTTGATTTTGCTTTGTATTTTTTTACCATTTATTTTATTAATCGCTTTGATTTTAAAATTAGTTCAAGGAAGTGCTATTTTTAAACAAGCAAGACCAGGATTAAATGAAAAAGTTTTTTATATTTATAAATTTAAAACTATGAGTGATGAAAAAGATGAAAATGGCAATTTATTAAGCGATGAATTGCGTTTAAAACCTTTTGGTAAATTAATAAGAAGTCTAAGTTTGGATGAATTACCTCAACTTTTTAATGTGCTTAAAGGCGATATGAGTTTTATTGGCCCAAGACCTTTGCTTGTAGAATATTTACCATTATACAATCAAGAGCAAAAAAAACGCCACGATGTAAGGCCAGGCATCACGGGATGGGCTCAAATTAATGGAAGAAATGCTATATCTTGGGAGCAAAAATTTAAATTTGATGTAGAATATGTGCAAAAATGCTCTTTTTTATTTGATCTAAAAATATTTTTTATGACGATCATTAAAGTCATCAAAAGAAGCGGAGTAAATAAACAAGGCAATGCCACAACGGATAAATTCAATGGACACAACTAAAAGTATTTATATATATGGAGCTAGCGGGCATGGTTTAGTTTGTGCTGATGTGGCTATAAATATGGGCTATACTAATATCATTTTTTTAGATGATAATAAAGGCTTAAAATACTCAGCCAAATTAGAAAAACATGATATGTTTATAGCCATAGGTGCCAATGCTATTAGAGAAAAAGTTTTTAATCAAGTCAAGCAAGATGGCTTTAAAATAGTAAATTTAATCCACAAAAGTGCCATCATTAGCCCTAGCGTATCTTTAGATGATGAAGGAATTTTAATCATGCCAAATGTGGTAGTAAATGCCAAAGCTAGTATAAAAAAAGGAGTGATTTTAAATACAGCTAGTGTTGTAGAACATGAATGTTTTGTGGATGAATTTTCCCATATAAGTATAGGAGCTAAAATAGCAGGAAATGTAAAAATAGGAAAGCGTTGCTTTTTAGGAGTAAATTCAAGCATTATACCTTGTATTAATTTAAGTGATGATATCACTTTAGGAGCTGGTGGAGTGATTGTAAAAGATATAAATTGCAAAGGAACTTATATAGGAATTCCTGCTAAAAAACTTCAAAAATAATCTAATTTGTTATTTCATTTTTATAAACATCAAATATCTATTTTAAAAATAAAATTCCAAAAATATCAAATGATAATCTATTTTAGATAGAATACTAAGCAAAATCATTTGCATAAAGGATTAAAATGAGATTTTTTCTATCAGCACCTCATATGAGCAAAAAAGAATTAGAGTACATACACAAGGCTTTTGAAAGCAACTATATAGCGCCTTTGGGAGAATTTGTAAATGCTTTAGAGCAAAGCATAAAAGATTACACAAAAAGTTCTAATGCATTAGCTTTAAATGCCGCTACAGCGGCGATACATTTAGCTCTTAGAGTTTTAGGAATCAAACAAGATGATATAGTCCTTGCTTCAAGTTTTACTTTTATAGCTTCAGTTGCTCCTATTTCTTATATGGGTGCGCGTGCTGTGTTTATTGATTGTGATGAAACTTATAATTTAGATGTAAATTTGTTAAAAAAAGCTATCAAAGAAAGCCCTAAAAAGCCAAAAGCTCTCATTCTTACTCATCTTTATGGAAATGCTTCTAAAATGGATGAAATAGTCCAAATTTGTAAAGAAAATGAAATTTATCTAATCGAAGATGCCGCAGAAGCTTTAGGAAGTTTTTACAAAAATAAAGCTTTGGGAACATTTGGGGATTTTGGAGTATATTCTTTTAATGGTAATAAAATCATCACCACAGGTGGCGGTGGTATGCTAGTAAGTGAAAATAAAGCTAATCTTGAAAAAGCAAGATTTTATAGCACTCAAGCAAGAGAAGATTGCTTGCACTATGAGCATAAAGAATATGGCTATAATTATAGAATGAGCAATATCTTAGGTGCAATTGGTACAGCCCAAATGGAAGTTTTAGATCAAAGAGTAGAAAAAAAACGCCAAATTTATAATTGGTATAAAGAATTTTTAGGGCAAACTTTTACTTTTTTAGATGAGTTAGAAAATTCTAAATCAAATCGTTGGCTTAGCACCGCTTTGCTTGATTTTAGCTTTGATAAACTTAATACTTATGAAAAACACCATATATGTGGCAATGAAAATGTATCAATTCAAAATAAAATTTTAAAAATAATCCAAACTTTAAAAGACAATCAAATAGAAAGTCGTCCTCTTTGGAAACCTATGCATTTACAGCCATTATACAAAGGTTATGATGCATATTTAAACGGCAATAGCGAATTTTTCTTTAGTAATGGCATTTGTCTTCCAAGTGCAACGACTATGGAAAAAAATGATATAGAAGAAGTTTCTATGCTTATTTTAAAAACTTTAAAGGATTAAAATGGATTATAAAAGCAAACGCCTAGGATTTTTCTTAGGTGCTGATATTTTATTATTTGTTATTAGTATATTTTTGTCTTTTTCTTTGCGTTTTAGTGCAGATATACCTAATGAATTTTATGAGGGAATGTTTAAAAGTGCTGTAGTTTTAATCTTTTTAAAGATTATATTTTTAGCTTTATTTAGAATTTATCAGGTTGCTTGGAGGTTTTTTTCTCTTAATGAGGCAAGAAAATTAGTATTGGCACTAGCTTTGGCCGAACTTGCATTTTTAGGAATTTATTTTTTATATGATGATTTTTTTAATCCTTTTCCAAGAAGCGTAATTGGTATAGATTTTGTGCTTTCTTGTATGCTTGTTGGAAGTTTAAGAATTAGTAAAAGAATGGTTGTAGATTTTAGAAAACCAAAATACAATGAAGAACATCCTTGTATAGTAGTTGGAGCAACTTCTAAAGCCTTGCATTTATTAAAAGGAGCCAAAGAAGGTAGTCTTGGATTATTTCCTGTGGCTGTAGTTGATGAGCGCAAAAATTTAATAGGCACTTATTGTGATAAATTTATAGTCGAAAACAAAGAAGCAATCAAAAAATACACCCAAGAAGGCATTCACACAGCTATCATTGCTTTAAAATTAGAACAAGATGAATTAAAAGCTTTATTTGATGAACTTATTTCTTATGGTATAAATGATATTAAACTTTTTTCTTTTACTCAAAATGAAGCAAGAGATATTAGCATAGAAGATCTACTTGCTAGAAAACCTAAAGATTTAGACAATGCTTGTGTAATTGATTTTATCAAGGATAAAACTGTTTTAGTAAGCGGGGCTGGTGGAACCATAGGAGGTGAGCTTTGCAAACAATGTATAAAATTTGGCGCTAAACATCTTATAATGCTTGATCACAGTGAATATAATCTTTACAAAATCAGTGAAGATCTAAACACTCATAAAGAAAAAATCGAAGCTATTATGATAAGCATTTTAGACAAAGAAGCTCTTGAAAAATTGCTAAGTACCAAAAAAATAGATCTTATTTTACACGCTGCAGCTTATAAGCATGTCCCTTTATGTGAGCAAAACCCTCACTCAGCAATTTTAAATAATATCATGGGGACTAAAAATTTAATTGATCTTGCTAAAAAATATGAAGTAAATAAATTTGTCATGATAAGCACTGATAAAGCTGTTCGTCCTACAAATGTCATGGGATGCACAAAAAGAATTTGCGAGCTTTATGCTCTAAGCTCAAGCAAAGATAATTTTGAAGTAGCTTGTGTTCGTTTTGGCAATGTTTTAGGATCAAGTGGTAGTGTTATACCTAAATTTAAAGCTCAAATTGCTGCTAATGAACCTTTGACTTTAACCCACCCTGATATAGTGCGTTATTTCATGCTAGTAGATGAAGCGGTGCAACTTGTATTACAAGCTGCTGCTATTGCAAAAGGCGGGGAATTGTTTGTGCTAGACATGGGCAAACCTGTTAAAATCATGGATTTAGCAAAAAAAATGTTATTATTATCTAATAAGAAATTAGAAATTAAAATCACTGGGCTTAGAAAAGGTGAAAAATTATACGAAGAGCTTTTAATTCACGAAAATGATTTAAAAACTCAATATGAAAGTATCTTTGTTACCACTAGTGAAATTAAAAATTTAGATGAACTAAATAAAGACATTCAAAGATTAATTTGTGCTCAAGATCCTGTGCAAATTTTAAAAGAAATAGTACCTGAATTTAATCATAATAAAAACGGAGAATGATTAAATTCTTGTTTTATTTTAAATAATATAATTTAAATTTTACTTGATTAATATGAATAAAAACGATAGAATTGCATTTTTAAAATGTGATTGAAATCAAATAAAGGAAAAAAAGTGAAATTAT encodes:
- the pglE gene encoding UDP-N-acetylbacillosamine transaminase; protein product: MRFFLSAPHMSKKELEYIHKAFESNYIAPLGEFVNALEQSIKDYTKSSNALALNAATAAIHLALRVLGIKQDDIVLASSFTFIASVAPISYMGARAVFIDCDETYNLDVNLLKKAIKESPKKPKALILTHLYGNASKMDEIVQICKENEIYLIEDAAEALGSFYKNKALGTFGDFGVYSFNGNKIITTGGGGMLVSENKANLEKARFYSTQAREDCLHYEHKEYGYNYRMSNILGAIGTAQMEVLDQRVEKKRQIYNWYKEFLGQTFTFLDELENSKSNRWLSTALLDFSFDKLNTYEKHHICGNENVSIQNKILKIIQTLKDNQIESRPLWKPMHLQPLYKGYDAYLNGNSEFFFSNGICLPSATTMEKNDIEEVSMLILKTLKD
- the pglF gene encoding UDP-N-acetylglucosamine 4,6-dehydratase (configuration-retaining), whose translation is MDYKSKRLGFFLGADILLFVISIFLSFSLRFSADIPNEFYEGMFKSAVVLIFLKIIFLALFRIYQVAWRFFSLNEARKLVLALALAELAFLGIYFLYDDFFNPFPRSVIGIDFVLSCMLVGSLRISKRMVVDFRKPKYNEEHPCIVVGATSKALHLLKGAKEGSLGLFPVAVVDERKNLIGTYCDKFIVENKEAIKKYTQEGIHTAIIALKLEQDELKALFDELISYGINDIKLFSFTQNEARDISIEDLLARKPKDLDNACVIDFIKDKTVLVSGAGGTIGGELCKQCIKFGAKHLIMLDHSEYNLYKISEDLNTHKEKIEAIMISILDKEALEKLLSTKKIDLILHAAAYKHVPLCEQNPHSAILNNIMGTKNLIDLAKKYEVNKFVMISTDKAVRPTNVMGCTKRICELYALSSSKDNFEVACVRFGNVLGSSGSVIPKFKAQIAANEPLTLTHPDIVRYFMLVDEAVQLVLQAAAIAKGGELFVLDMGKPVKIMDLAKKMLLLSNKKLEIKITGLRKGEKLYEELLIHENDLKTQYESIFVTTSEIKNLDELNKDIQRLICAQDPVQILKEIVPEFNHNKNGE